A stretch of DNA from Hemitrygon akajei chromosome 4, sHemAka1.3, whole genome shotgun sequence:
AGGGAATAGCTGAATTAGGATCGAACCTGGGTTTCTGAcactgaggcagcagctctaccgcTAGCACCACTGTACCTTTTAGCTGTGAGGCTGGAATGTTGAAGAAAACTGTCCTTAGAAGTCCTTACTCCCAGAGATAAGTGATTCATCGCTCACCAATAACTGGGAAAGCAAGTTACCATAagtaatagaaccatagaacactacagcacagtacaggcccttcagccctccatgttgtgccgacccatataatccttaaaaaaagtactaaacccatactaccctataaccctccattttcctttcatccatgtgcctgtccaagaggctcttaaatacccctaatgttttagcctccaccaccatccctggcaagtcattgcaggcactcacaaccctctgtgtaaaaaacttacccctgatgtctcccctaaacttccttcccttaattttgtacatatgccctctggtgtttgctattggtgccctaggaaacaggtactgactatccaccctatctatctatgcctctcataatcttgtagacttctatcaagtcccctctcattcttctacactccaaagagaaaagtcctaactctgctaaccttgcttcatatgacttgttctccaaaccaggcaacatcctggtaaatttcctctgcaccatctccatagcttccacatccttcctataatgaggtgaccagaactgaccatTAATCACTCAACTTAGTCCACTGCTATTGACTCCAGGAGGGTATTGTAAAACTAACTGGTGCTTTGATCTTTTCTCAACAGATGTCATTCTGGCTACATTGGATCTCGGTGTGAAATGGTGGACATGCTCTACCTGATGGGAAAGCGCGACCAGTTCATCATCGTGGGTCTGGTTCTGGCGATGGTGGTGCTCATAATACTGATAATTATCATCTGTATTTGTGTACAGTTAAGTGGTAAACTATGTCTAATCATATCCTCAGAAACTGCAGGCAGCTCTTGGTAAGGCCAAGCTTCTTTATGGGGATAGGTTGGAGAggcaggagtttagaagattgaaagAGAACTGGATTGAAACTTGTAAGACTTTGTTGCATCTCGATAGGGTGCatatggagatgatgtttcctcttgtgggagaatctagaatAAGGAGTTACTATAAAAATGAGTTGCCCAGTTAAGACAGGTGTGGTGATTATTGTTATTTCCTGAGGGTTTGAGGCCATAAAGGGGTTGGAGGCAGATTTTTCGAATATCTTAATGCACCATTAGGTACTTGATAAGCAATGAGATGAAAGATGATTTTAAAAAACTACAACAAAAATCAAAATGTCtaaaacagcaggtcaggcagcatctctggtgaCAGAAACAGTAAACATTTCAAGCTAAAGACcctttgtctgtgatggagggTTACTGGGGTGGGGGAACGGTAGGCTgatatgtaatgttgaaattattgTCAGATAAACCATGATGTTATTAAATGTCACAGCAGGCTGATGTGTGGGATCGTGTAACATCTAAACCCATTTGTTTCTCTTTCATCTGACAGAAAGAGGTCATGCTTTGTTTCCAAGGATAAAGCTTTAGTACGAGTTTAAGTTTAATGATTTAATTAGTTTCTGCTCATATTAAATTATATGACTGGTGTTTTATTAGTTATATTGTTGAATTATCTCGATCTATGGCATACAAGATAATTTAGTAAGCATTCAGAATCCTAGGTAAGGGTTAAGATATACAGCAAGGCAGTCATCgaggttaagaccataagatagaggagcagaattagtccatttgacccattgagtcttctccgccattgcaccatggctgatccaattttcctctcagctccaatccctTACCTTGTCTGcagatcccttcatgccctgagcaatcaagaatctatcaaccactgccctAGGTATAGataaagacttggactccacagctaccggtggcaaagaattccacagatttaccactctttggctaaaaaaaaatcctcctcatctctgtctaaaacaaccctctattctgaggctgtgttctctggccaccataagaaacatctctccacacccactctatcaaggcctttgaccattcaataggtttcaatgaggtcacccctcattcttctgaattctagtaatacaggcccagagccatcaaatgctcctcatatgacaagctctTCAATcactttcgtgaacctcctttgaaccctccctatattcagcacatccttcctaagataaggggtccaaacctgttcacaatactccatgaggcctcatcagtgctttataaagtttcaacattacatccttgcttttatattctagtcgacttgaaacgaatgctaacattgcatttgccttcctcaccattgattcaacctgcaaattaactttaagggaatcctgcacaaggactcccaggtccctttgagtcttgttttttttgtttttttatctctatttagaaaacagtcaactttttcatttcttcagccgaagtgcatgatcatgtattccatctggcatttatttgcccattctcctaatctttctaagttcttctgtggcctctctacttcctcaaaactacctgcccctccacctatcttcatatcgtcatccaactttacaacaaagccatcaattccatcatccaaatcattgacatatagcgtAAAAAGTGTaattcccaacacagacccctatggaacaccacctGTCACCGGCAGTCAgtcagaaaagtctccctttattcccactctttgcctcctgccaaccagccactgctttatccatgccagaatctttcctgtaataccatgggctcgtagcttgttaagcagcctcatgtgtggcaccttgtcaaagacattCTGAAActaaaatacacaacatcaaccaattctcctttgtctatcctgcttgttacttcttcaaagaattccaaaagatttgtcaggctagattttcccttgctgactatggcctattttatcacgtgcctccaagtaccctgagaactctaataatgaactccaacatcttcccaaccactgcggCCAGACTaattgacctataatttcctttcttctgcctctctctcttcttgaagagtggagtgatatttccaATTTTATAGTCTTccagagccattccagaatcaagtgattcttcgtgcctccacaatctcttcagtcattTCTTTtaaaactctggggtgtacaccatctggtccaggtgacttatctaccttcagagttttcagtttcccaaaaaccttctctctagttatggtaacttcacacacttcatgcctcctgacacctggaacttctgccatactgctagtgtcttccacagtcaagactgatgcaaaatacttagtcaATTTGTCCactattttgttgtcccccattacgacctctccagcatcattttccagcagtccaatggcAACTCGTGCcattcttttacactttatgtatctgaagaaacatttggtatcctctttaatattattgggtaGCGTACTTTTGTCCATTGTTACCTTGtaaatgactttttagttgccttcttttggttttttAAAGCTTCTCAATCCCCTAACTTTTGCTcttccactaatctttgctcttttATGTGCCCTCTTACTATAAATATATACATCAAATCAGGGGCAGTGTTTGAATGATGCCAAGCTGGTGTGCTGTGTTCCTGTGAAATGGCAGGGAGTAAAGGGATCTGGCTGTAATAGTGCCCATGGAGGGGATTAACAAAGGGGAGTTTGTGAGATGCTCTGTGGGTCTGCTGGATGGCTTGTGATTGTGAGTCTGGGCAGCAGATCAGTGGAGGAGAAAAGCACAAAATTGTGGTGAGATTGAAGAAGGCACAGGGAAGTCCTTCAAGAAAATGATACCtggcagagatggggagggagggaggcggggggagagagagagagagagagagagagagcgaacacATGGACAGAGCAAGGTTGGTTATGTGAAAAGGCAACTTGGCAATATTAAGGAACTATGTATTAAAATGTGGATGTAAAATTAAATACtgttacagagtcatagagaagtacagcacagactcTTTGATAAGTTCCACTTGTaattatttttaaagaaattCAAATGCTTCCActatttagttttttttgcaaGTTTGTTATGAACTCACCAGGTTTTTGAACAGAAAACATAAATAAAACCCTAATTAAGACAGGATAAATATTAATGTCAGCTTCTGCAAGACTAAATTGGTTTAAACTAAATAAAGAACATAATTAGAGCCTAAGAAAAAATAAGATTTTCACTAAATTTGTTGATTTGTAACTGTGCAAGCTGTTCAAGGAATCTCAAGGTATTAGATTCACTTTGAGATCAGTAAGGAACCAGATATTGGGCTATAGGTTGAGAAATTTGTTCTATAATACTATTACATTTCCTCTTGGTATTTCTGTAGAAAGCAAACTGTCAGACTTGAGTTGAAGTAGATGAGTGTGATTCAACTTATGAGGAATATTTTTCAAAGACCTCCAATTCTCCCAACTTTTCTGTCTATAGTCGTTATCGCAGGAAGCATAATGGAAGGAGGAAGTTGGGAGTGTGTAGAGGAGCTACAAACACACAACCAGCTGAGGAGAGAAATGTACAAGGTGAAAATGAAGATACAGTAATGACCACCCTTGCCTGAGTGAGTAGTGACTTGGCATTGGTTTATTTCTGGGGCTTGTTCTTTTACATGGAGGTTCCCTTCACTTGCAGTATAagatgaccactttgatcactttgctctAAAATGGTCTCCTTTTTTAGTTGTGATTTTGATTTCATGATTTCATGCTTGTAATGTTGCTGtaagtaatcagaatcaggtttactatcactgacatatgtcatatgttaacagcagcagtgcagtgcaaagcATAAAAATGATTATCAGTGAAAAAGACAAATAATGAGGAAGTGTTACACActgaatgctggaagaattcagcgcATCAGGCAATGtcagtggaggggaataagcagttgacattttgggggtCTCCTgatttgctaagttcctccaacatttgtgtgtgttgctcaagattcccagCGTGTCTTATgtcagtgaggtagtgtttatgagcCCATGGTCCATTCAGTTTTTCATTTctcctgtgcatacatgtatgtGTGCATGTGACAATGAACAACTTTGAACAGAACCCACTTGATTACTGATATTGGGCAGGACTTTAAGGGTTTGGTTATTACCCTGTTGATATTATTGCTTGGGGTTAATGCTGAGTAAATGCAGAATCTACTGCACAAaagcaggcccttctgctcagCATTGATAGTTCCTCTGCTCGGTCTTTATCACACCCGCCACAACACCCTTCTCCTTATTGAGCAACTCACCCATTTCCTTCAGTGTATTAATTCTGATCCACACCAGCCTTTACAGACAGTAGCCCCAAGGGGATATCATTCCTCCAAATGTTACTTTACACTACTTAGTGCAAGGTCTGAATAACTTCAGAATGActtacatgttgtgaaatttgttcttgcagtagcagtacagtgcaagattttaaaaagttgctaaaaaaaaaaataacaaaataaatacgtagtgcaaaacaaaaaggagtaacaaggtagtgttcatggattgttcagaaatctgatagtggaggggggaaactgttcctaaatcattgagtgtagaTCTTCAGGATTCTCTGATAGGGAGGAACAGGTCGGTGTGttgggggaggttgatgcttgaGACTTTAGCTTCAAAAAAGTAGGATtcaagataaagaaaaagcaaaggATGATTTAAAGAATACAGTTTCTCTGCTCTATTAAAACGGACTTTTCTTTGTCTCTCCCCTCCACCACAGGGTCATACCAGAGGTGCTTGCAGGCCAGATGTTCTTCCAGAGATGTGATATATGGCAAGATCACTGCCAAAATTGGGGTGAATCCTGGCAGCCTGACCTACTCAGGGGCATTTtcagatttgaagaggtatagaTTAGATTTGGTGATAAAGGGAAGAATCTGTCACTGCTCTGGTGAGAGTGAAATGAGAATTACTTGTGGTTTTCCATATTTGTACTTCACCATATTTGGAAATGGCATCACAAACTCTAGAAGAATGTCAATGCAAAACGTTGACACCTAGAACTCGGGAAAAGAGCAAGCGGTTTGTCCACGATGTTAGACACACCCCAGGTCGATCTGGAAGTCTTTCCCATTGAATAGACAAGCTCTTGTTCTCAACACCTCGTAACGAAAGCCAAAATATGTGTTATTTAAAGGTTCTGAGACACAGAACGAATTGAAATATTTATATTTGCTAATTTTAGAAGAGAAAAAAGCTAATTTTAAAGAAAAGTACTGATTAGTGATGgtcacttgatttttttttgctatgGAGAGTTTTAGACCCGGGCCCAATATTGCTGCTCAGAGAAACTTTACTCTGACACCACATTTGGCATTtgtatgctgataaatgtgaaatGGTTGTGGAGAGAAAAGGTTTAGAAACCATGTCATTTTCATATATTAAGGGAACAAAAATATAGAGATTAAATAGTGATGAATGTATTACATTTGGAACCTGTAGTCCATGCCTACACTGCTGGAACTCTGTATCAAAGCTGAGGCTTGTCAGCAGACAGTGCTTGACGAGTTACCTTCATTTCCTCACCAGCTTTGAGATAATGTCCAAGTGTGGATTAATCCATTGATTTTGTGGAGGCATGACAAGGAAAGAAATTTGCTATTTAATAAAAGTTCTTCATTTGTGAATTATCTAGTTGTCACTATAGTGTTTTAACTTGCTGAAACATGGATACAAGTGATGGGTGTTTTTAATGTGCCTGGGTATCCAGAGTGAAATGTGATAATGGTGGTATTATAACTATTTCTGTACCCCAATGCATCACATAAAGGCACAGGCTGTATACAGTTTGGTTTGTCACCTGATGCATGTGACTTCATTCTACAATAGTGTGTCAAACACCATGATGATATATTTAATTGAATGTCAAATGGATTCATTGGCTATCGGTCAGCATTCTTTCTTACTCTTTGGCCTCCATATTTAATAATGTAACATGCAGATAAAACCCATGACTTAGATCATAAAATAGTTACAGCACTGAAGGAGAACATTCAGCCCATAAAATTCATGCCAGTCCTAGCAGAGAAGACCCAAGGGCTTATAAATTATTCTACCCACATTTACCTTTTTGAAAGTCCCAATTGACATCTGGAAAGCTTTGTAGAGGCAGTGAGATCTAGAGCAGAAGCACAATGTGTGAAATATTTCTTCCTTACAACCATATGTGCTCATCACTTTAAATATGTACCTCTGATCTTTGAACCACTTACTACAGA
This window harbors:
- the LOC140726249 gene encoding protransforming growth factor alpha-like isoform X3, which translates into the protein MSGWQWGRAFSFVLATDSLTDTSQSGHFSKCPKRFQDYCIQGQCRFLVSEQQPSCICHSGYIGSRCEMVDMLYLMGKRDQFIIVGLVLAMVVLIILIIIICICVHRYRRKHNGRRKLGVCRGATNTQPAEERNVQGENEDTVMTTLA
- the LOC140726249 gene encoding probetacellulin-like isoform X1, which translates into the protein MSGWQWGRAFSFVLATGFAWCNQSAADMNSTSAMHGDKYLCGQRQQVNCTDSLTDTSQSGHFSKCPKRFQDYCIQGQCRFLVSEQQPSCICHSGYIGSRCEMVDMLYLMGKRDQFIIVGLVLAMVVLIILIIIICICVHRYRRKHNGRRKLGVCRGATNTQPAEERNVQGENEDTVMTTLA
- the LOC140726249 gene encoding probetacellulin-like isoform X2, with product MNSTSAMHGDKYLCGQRQQVNCTDSLTDTSQSGHFSKCPKRFQDYCIQGQCRFLVSEQQPSCICHSGYIGSRCEMVDMLYLMGKRDQFIIVGLVLAMVVLIILIIIICICVHRYRRKHNGRRKLGVCRGATNTQPAEERNVQGENEDTVMTTLA